A window of the Synechococcus sp. LTW-R genome harbors these coding sequences:
- the lpxA gene encoding acyl-ACP--UDP-N-acetylglucosamine O-acyltransferase, protein MTQSVMNGDSTRIHPTAVVDPKAQIDVGVDIGPYAVVGPEVSIGSGTRIGPHVVLDGRVSIGQRNRIFPGASIGAEPQDLKYNGAPTEVVIGDDNAIRECVTINRATHEGEQTRIGNGNLLMAYSHLGHNCDLGNRIVIANGVAVAGHVVIGDRAVIGGVLGIHQFVHIGTMAMVGGMSRIDRDVPPYAIVEGHPGRLRGLNRIGLKRSGLTELDGGAQTKQLQQVWAQLYRGDVVLAEAIKGVREQTLLPPAETLVSFLEASIGPGRRGPLPAGRS, encoded by the coding sequence ATGACTCAGTCCGTGATGAACGGGGACAGCACCCGAATCCACCCCACCGCCGTCGTGGATCCCAAGGCTCAGATCGATGTGGGCGTGGACATTGGTCCCTACGCCGTGGTGGGACCTGAGGTCTCGATCGGTTCGGGGACGCGCATCGGTCCCCATGTGGTGCTCGATGGCCGCGTCAGCATCGGCCAGCGCAACCGCATTTTCCCGGGCGCATCCATTGGTGCGGAACCCCAGGACCTCAAGTACAACGGTGCCCCCACCGAGGTGGTGATTGGCGACGACAACGCCATTCGCGAATGCGTGACCATCAACCGCGCCACCCATGAGGGGGAGCAGACCCGCATCGGCAATGGCAATTTGCTGATGGCCTACAGCCACCTCGGCCACAACTGCGACCTGGGCAACCGGATCGTGATTGCTAACGGTGTGGCCGTGGCCGGCCATGTCGTGATCGGTGATCGCGCGGTGATCGGCGGCGTCCTGGGCATCCACCAATTCGTCCACATCGGCACCATGGCGATGGTGGGTGGCATGAGCCGCATCGACCGTGATGTGCCGCCTTACGCGATCGTCGAGGGGCACCCCGGTCGTCTGCGCGGCTTGAACCGGATTGGCTTGAAGCGCAGTGGTTTGACGGAACTCGATGGGGGAGCACAGACCAAGCAACTGCAGCAGGTCTGGGCGCAGCTCTACCGCGGTGATGTGGTCTTGGCTGAGGCAATCAAGGGCGTGCGGGAGCAGACCCTGCTGCCCCCGGCGGAAACCCTGGTGAGCTTCCTGGAGGCATCGATTGGACCAGGTCGCAGAGGTCCCCTGCCCGCCGGGCGTTCATGA
- the tyrS gene encoding tyrosine--tRNA ligase, protein MAKGEWGLPQWLERGVADLFPTGTEASDADQQLAARLAEAEQQGRPLRIKLGIDPTGSDIHLGHSILFRKLRAFQDAGHTAVLIIGDFTARIGDPTGKSATRVQLTAEQVEANARTYLQQLGQGQDPAHALLDFETPGRLEVRRNSEWLASLDLPKVIELLGISTVGQMLAKEDFANRYGSGTPISLHEFLYPLLQGYDSVAVQADLELGGTDQKFNVAMGRDLQRHFGQRTQFGMLLPILAGLDGVQKMSKSLGNTVGLAEDPLSMYSKLEKVPDAAVEEYLTLLTNLDLAALPENPRERQKAMALEVTRQRHGEAAAQQAQADAGKLVGGAKGSGAADAEVPEASLAEVNFPAKAFYLLSAVGICASSSEARRQIQGGGVKLDGEKLADPNQEFAAAAELEGKVLQLGKKTFRRLVAG, encoded by the coding sequence ATGGCCAAGGGCGAGTGGGGACTGCCGCAGTGGTTGGAGCGCGGTGTCGCTGACCTCTTCCCCACGGGCACGGAAGCCAGTGATGCCGACCAACAGCTCGCCGCCCGCCTCGCGGAGGCTGAGCAGCAGGGGCGTCCCCTGCGGATCAAGCTCGGCATCGACCCGACCGGCAGTGACATTCACCTGGGTCACTCGATCCTCTTCCGCAAGCTGCGGGCCTTCCAGGATGCGGGCCACACCGCGGTTCTGATCATTGGCGACTTCACCGCGCGCATCGGTGACCCCACGGGCAAAAGCGCCACCCGTGTTCAGCTGACGGCTGAGCAGGTCGAGGCCAACGCCCGCACCTATCTCCAGCAGCTGGGCCAGGGCCAGGATCCCGCCCACGCCCTGCTGGATTTCGAGACCCCGGGTCGCCTGGAGGTCCGCCGCAATAGCGAATGGCTGGCCTCCCTTGATCTGCCCAAGGTGATCGAGTTGTTGGGGATCTCCACCGTCGGTCAGATGCTGGCCAAGGAGGACTTCGCCAACCGCTACGGCTCCGGCACCCCGATCTCCCTGCACGAATTCCTCTATCCGCTGCTGCAGGGCTACGACTCCGTGGCGGTTCAGGCCGACCTGGAGCTGGGGGGGACGGACCAGAAATTCAACGTGGCCATGGGCCGCGACCTGCAGCGTCATTTCGGCCAGCGCACCCAGTTCGGGATGCTTCTGCCGATCCTGGCGGGCCTCGATGGCGTTCAGAAGATGAGCAAGAGCCTCGGGAACACCGTCGGTCTGGCTGAGGATCCGCTCTCGATGTACTCGAAGCTCGAGAAGGTGCCCGATGCGGCCGTTGAGGAGTACCTCACCCTGCTGACGAACTTGGATCTGGCGGCCCTGCCGGAGAACCCGCGGGAGCGTCAGAAGGCGATGGCCCTGGAGGTGACCCGTCAGCGTCACGGTGAGGCGGCGGCCCAGCAGGCCCAGGCCGATGCGGGCAAGTTGGTGGGTGGTGCCAAGGGCAGCGGTGCGGCCGATGCCGAAGTCCCCGAGGCCTCCCTCGCCGAGGTGAACTTCCCGGCGAAGGCCTTCTACTTGCTCAGTGCCGTCGGCATCTGTGCCAGCAGTAGCGAAGCGCGCCGCCAAATCCAGGGCGGTGGCGTCAAGCTCGACGGCGAGAAATTGGCGGATCCCAACCAGGAATTTGCCGCTGCAGCCGAGCTGGAGGGCAAGGTGCTGCAGCTCGGGAAAAAGACCTTCCGGCGGCTGGTGGCGGGTTAG
- the msrA gene encoding peptide-methionine (S)-S-oxide reductase MsrA: protein MTRRVLAACLAVALLLLGSVAPAWAATEEAVLAGGCFWCLEHDLEDLLGVIDAESGYSGGHLENPSYGQVSSGGTSHQEVVRVRFDPQRISYPTLLRVYWRNVDPLDGGGQFCDRGGSYKPVIFTEGDQQLKDAKASLQAAAQELGKPASAIQVQIKPLKRFWPAEGYHQNYAVNNAIKYNYYRWACGRDRRLDQLWGSRARSDAPWMAKR from the coding sequence ATGACCCGCCGCGTGTTGGCCGCTTGCTTGGCCGTCGCCCTACTGCTGCTCGGATCCGTTGCTCCGGCCTGGGCGGCGACGGAAGAGGCCGTTTTGGCCGGCGGTTGCTTCTGGTGCCTTGAGCACGATCTTGAGGACCTGCTGGGGGTGATCGATGCCGAGAGCGGCTACAGCGGCGGTCACCTGGAGAATCCCAGCTACGGCCAGGTCAGTTCCGGTGGAACGAGCCACCAGGAGGTGGTGCGGGTGCGCTTTGATCCCCAACGCATTAGCTATCCCACCCTGCTGCGGGTCTACTGGCGCAACGTTGACCCCCTCGATGGCGGCGGTCAGTTTTGCGATCGCGGGGGCTCCTACAAGCCCGTGATCTTCACCGAGGGGGATCAGCAGCTCAAGGACGCGAAAGCAAGTCTCCAGGCTGCTGCCCAAGAACTTGGGAAGCCGGCCTCGGCGATCCAAGTCCAGATCAAACCCCTCAAGCGCTTCTGGCCTGCGGAGGGCTATCACCAGAACTACGCGGTGAACAACGCGATCAAATACAACTACTACCGCTGGGCCTGCGGTCGTGATCGCCGTTTGGATCAGCTCTGGGGCTCCAGGGCCCGCAGCGATGCTCCCTGGATGGCTAAGCGCTGA
- the pyrF gene encoding orotidine-5'-phosphate decarboxylase — protein MAPEQALAFSRGVEGLRWVKVGLELFVQAGPDVVAQLREQGLRVFLDLKFHDIPATMAGACRRAAGLGAELITVHACAGSEALRAAQAAASEGAQAAGLASPTLLAVTVLTSWEEQRLQRELALSQTIAERVPSLAQLAASAGIGGCVCSPLEAASLRGQHPEPFALVTPGIRPNGSAVGDQARVLGPAEAIAAGASQLVIGRPITKAEDPSAAFAACCAELA, from the coding sequence ATGGCCCCCGAGCAAGCCCTGGCCTTCAGCCGCGGCGTGGAGGGCTTGCGCTGGGTGAAGGTCGGCCTGGAACTCTTTGTTCAGGCGGGTCCGGACGTGGTGGCCCAGCTGCGGGAGCAGGGCCTGCGGGTCTTCCTGGACCTGAAGTTCCACGACATCCCCGCCACCATGGCCGGCGCCTGCAGGCGCGCTGCCGGCCTTGGGGCAGAGCTGATCACCGTTCATGCCTGCGCCGGCAGTGAGGCCCTGCGGGCGGCTCAAGCTGCGGCCAGTGAGGGCGCGCAAGCGGCCGGCTTGGCTTCCCCCACCCTGCTGGCGGTCACCGTGCTGACCAGTTGGGAGGAGCAGCGCCTGCAGCGGGAATTGGCCCTCTCTCAGACCATTGCCGAGCGGGTGCCATCCCTGGCGCAGCTGGCGGCCAGCGCCGGCATTGGCGGTTGCGTCTGCTCGCCCCTGGAGGCCGCCAGCCTGCGGGGTCAACACCCGGAGCCGTTTGCCTTGGTGACCCCAGGGATTCGCCCCAATGGCAGTGCCGTGGGGGATCAAGCCCGGGTGCTTGGCCCCGCTGAGGCCATCGCCGCCGGCGCCTCGCAGCTCGTCATCGGCCGCCCGATCACCAAGGCCGAGGACCCCTCGGCGGCCTTCGCCGCCTGCTGCGCCGAGCTGGCCTAG
- a CDS encoding DUF1825 family protein, with protein MAFFESEIVQEEAKRLFGDYQQLMQLGGEYGKFDREGKKLFIERMEALMDRYRVFMKRFELSDDFQAKLTVEQLRTQLSQFGMTPDQMFEQMQRTLDRMKGELEAES; from the coding sequence ATGGCGTTCTTTGAATCCGAGATCGTTCAAGAGGAAGCCAAGCGCCTGTTCGGCGATTACCAGCAGCTGATGCAGCTGGGCGGGGAGTACGGCAAGTTCGATCGGGAAGGCAAGAAGCTCTTTATCGAGCGGATGGAGGCGCTGATGGACCGCTACCGCGTCTTCATGAAGCGCTTTGAGCTCTCCGACGACTTCCAGGCCAAGCTCACAGTGGAGCAGCTCCGCACCCAGCTCAGCCAGTTCGGGATGACCCCCGATCAGATGTTTGAGCAGATGCAGCGCACCCTGGATCGCATGAAGGGGGAGCTGGAAGCCGAATCCTGA
- a CDS encoding leucyl aminopeptidase, translating into MEIRCSSVTARDWTGEALVVGLFSDAPGDSSRELLKARFGDALMERMERRRFKAKPGESLVLELLNQEPSTLVLVGLGAAAEFNLEQLRKAAAIGAKAANGSGASSVGLALPLEGFAPVAATSAMAEAVRLILFRDQRFKGEAEPAAQPAQVELLGLPTDQLSPCQSAASSSQAICSGVELARELVAAPPNVVTPAALAESAATIARDFGLQLKVLERADCEALGMGSYLAVAQGSDLPPKFIHLTYSPQGEVKRRLVLVGKGLTFDSGGYNLKTAGSQIDMMKFDMGGSGAVLGAMRAIAELKPAGIEVHMLVAACENMISGGAIHPGAIVTASNGKTIEINNTDAEGRLTLADALVYACKLEPDAVVDLATLTGACVIALGEEIAGLWSPSDTMAEALVQAGEDGGENLWRMPLRASYRAGLKSGLADMKNTGPRPGGSITAALFLQDFVKKEIPWAHMDIAGTVWSDKGRGLDPAGATGFGVRTLVNWVLAGGAA; encoded by the coding sequence ATGGAGATCCGCTGCAGCAGCGTCACCGCCCGCGATTGGACGGGGGAGGCCCTGGTGGTGGGTCTGTTCAGCGATGCCCCTGGCGACAGCAGCCGCGAGCTGCTGAAGGCCCGCTTCGGCGACGCCCTAATGGAGCGCATGGAGCGCCGCCGCTTCAAGGCCAAACCCGGTGAAAGCCTCGTGCTGGAGCTCCTCAATCAAGAGCCAAGCACCCTGGTGCTGGTGGGCCTAGGTGCCGCCGCGGAGTTCAACCTCGAGCAGCTTCGCAAAGCGGCCGCCATCGGTGCCAAAGCCGCCAACGGCAGTGGTGCCAGCAGCGTGGGACTCGCCCTGCCCCTCGAGGGCTTCGCGCCGGTGGCGGCCACCTCGGCCATGGCGGAAGCAGTGCGCTTGATCCTGTTCCGGGACCAGCGTTTTAAGGGTGAGGCGGAGCCCGCAGCGCAGCCCGCCCAGGTGGAGCTGCTCGGTCTTCCCACCGACCAGCTGTCCCCCTGCCAAAGCGCAGCCAGCAGCAGCCAGGCCATCTGCAGCGGTGTCGAGCTCGCCCGCGAACTGGTGGCCGCCCCGCCCAACGTCGTCACCCCCGCCGCCCTGGCGGAGAGCGCCGCGACCATCGCCCGCGACTTTGGCCTGCAGCTGAAGGTGCTCGAGCGGGCGGACTGTGAAGCCCTCGGGATGGGCTCCTATCTGGCGGTGGCCCAGGGCTCGGACCTGCCCCCGAAGTTCATCCACCTCACCTACAGCCCCCAAGGGGAGGTCAAGCGGCGACTGGTGCTGGTCGGCAAAGGCCTGACCTTCGATTCCGGCGGATACAACCTCAAAACCGCCGGCTCCCAGATCGACATGATGAAGTTCGACATGGGCGGCAGCGGCGCCGTGCTGGGCGCGATGCGGGCCATCGCTGAACTGAAGCCCGCGGGCATCGAAGTCCACATGCTCGTGGCCGCCTGCGAAAACATGATCAGTGGCGGGGCGATCCACCCCGGAGCGATCGTGACGGCCTCCAATGGCAAAACGATCGAGATCAACAACACCGATGCCGAAGGGCGCCTGACCCTGGCCGATGCCCTGGTCTACGCCTGCAAGTTGGAGCCCGACGCCGTGGTGGACCTGGCCACCTTGACCGGGGCCTGCGTGATTGCCCTGGGCGAGGAGATCGCCGGCCTCTGGTCCCCGAGCGACACCATGGCCGAGGCGCTGGTGCAGGCCGGCGAGGACGGTGGCGAAAACCTCTGGCGGATGCCCCTGCGGGCCTCCTACCGCGCTGGCCTCAAGAGTGGCCTGGCCGACATGAAGAACACCGGTCCCCGCCCGGGCGGCTCGATCACGGCGGCCCTCTTCCTGCAGGACTTCGTCAAGAAAGAGATCCCCTGGGCCCACATGGACATCGCGGGCACCGTCTGGAGCGACAAGGGTCGGGGCCTGGATCCCGCCGGCGCGACTGGATTTGGCGTGCGCACCCTGGTGAACTGGGTCCTGGCCGGGGGCGCCGCCTAG
- a CDS encoding type II secretion system protein GspK, with protein MGRGHWLDPLARGLLEAAGQLPRRETPAPRPAAPEPRPLEERVEQDLLELKLEHNPNLRLANAQEVHHAAALGWRLDVNRASADDWLRLPQIQRDQVDLLLRLQQGGVQLSGPEDLQRLLDLPAAVVAIWEPLLQFRWYGDGAPTAVRPLLIDLNRAPAQALERQLPQLSPERRQRLLRERQRAPFQDLADLQQRLQLPAAVVEDLIGKVRFGQGSAGPELPRSA; from the coding sequence ATGGGCCGAGGCCACTGGTTGGATCCTCTGGCCCGGGGCCTGCTGGAAGCGGCCGGACAACTGCCCCGGCGGGAGACGCCTGCCCCCCGTCCTGCAGCGCCAGAACCGCGCCCCCTCGAGGAGCGCGTCGAGCAGGACCTGCTTGAACTGAAGCTCGAGCACAACCCCAACCTGCGCCTCGCGAACGCCCAGGAGGTGCACCATGCCGCCGCCCTGGGCTGGAGGCTCGATGTGAACCGGGCCAGTGCCGATGACTGGTTACGCCTGCCCCAGATCCAGCGGGATCAGGTCGACCTGCTGCTGCGGCTGCAGCAAGGGGGCGTGCAACTGAGTGGCCCGGAGGATCTGCAGCGCCTGCTGGATCTGCCCGCCGCCGTGGTCGCGATCTGGGAACCCCTGCTGCAATTCCGTTGGTACGGCGATGGGGCCCCGACCGCCGTCCGGCCCCTCCTGATTGATCTCAACCGCGCGCCCGCCCAAGCCTTGGAACGGCAGCTGCCCCAGCTGAGCCCCGAGCGGCGGCAACGGCTGCTGCGGGAACGCCAACGGGCCCCGTTCCAGGACCTCGCCGACCTGCAACAACGGCTGCAACTTCCCGCCGCGGTCGTGGAGGACCTGATCGGCAAGGTGCGTTTTGGCCAGGGGTCAGCGGGCCCCGAACTCCCCCGCTCGGCCTAA
- a CDS encoding response regulator transcription factor has product MDYTPSLTAVRDNVAAGNALLGHSRVVVCSGSRLALTLFIAALQPGPEIVGAVTTQEEGLQKLAEKQADVLICTDRLEQGNGGSLVAQAKALPKPPATLMVVTQPRRLMAIHQALQENCDGLCLESNLGFGSVLAAIRSMQTGGLYLDRNLSKSYFEAFTDGPGHPLAQLTPREVEILQLMAAGAENQGIGRSLHLSVETVKDHVRHIFHKLNTKSRIQAAVQGIRLGLVEWPDPR; this is encoded by the coding sequence ATGGACTACACCCCCTCCCTTACGGCCGTGCGGGACAACGTGGCGGCGGGCAACGCGCTGCTAGGTCACTCCCGCGTCGTGGTCTGCAGCGGCTCCAGGCTGGCCCTGACCTTGTTCATTGCGGCGCTGCAACCGGGACCCGAGATCGTCGGCGCGGTGACCACCCAAGAGGAAGGTCTCCAGAAGCTGGCCGAGAAGCAAGCCGACGTGCTGATTTGCACGGACCGCCTCGAGCAGGGCAACGGCGGCAGCCTGGTGGCCCAAGCCAAAGCCCTACCCAAGCCGCCCGCGACCTTGATGGTGGTCACCCAGCCCCGGCGTCTGATGGCCATTCACCAGGCCCTCCAGGAGAACTGCGACGGGCTGTGCCTGGAGAGCAACCTGGGGTTTGGAAGCGTCCTGGCCGCGATTCGCTCCATGCAAACCGGCGGGCTCTATCTCGACCGCAACCTGAGCAAGAGCTATTTCGAGGCCTTTACCGATGGCCCTGGCCACCCCTTGGCTCAGCTCACCCCACGGGAGGTGGAGATCCTGCAGCTGATGGCGGCTGGAGCCGAAAACCAGGGCATCGGCCGGAGCCTGCACCTCTCCGTCGAGACGGTGAAGGACCACGTCCGTCACATCTTCCACAAACTGAACACCAAGAGCCGCATCCAGGCCGCGGTGCAGGGAATTCGACTCGGCTTGGTCGAGTGGCCAGACCCTCGTTAA
- the lpxB gene encoding lipid-A-disaccharide synthase: MRRLLISTGEVSGDLQGGMLVQALHDEAQSRGLELEVVALGGERMRKAGATLLANTTAMGAIGLWEALPLVWPTLQIQRRVNQWLRDSPPDGVVLIDYMGANVNLGVKVKRRLPGTPILYYIAPQEWAFRVGEGGTTRLIGFTDRILAIFPEEARFYGSRGADVTWVGHPLIDTLSRQPSRDEARAALGLQPGQRLLLLFPASRQQELQYLLPTLAQAAAELQRRCPGLQVMVPAGQASFEPVLRDLLEQAGVQARVIPAAEADGLRPVLCAAADLALNKSGTVNLELALRGVPQVVAYRVSRPTAWVAKTILRFHVDHISPVNLVVGERLVPELLQDELTPDSVVEAALPLLEDNAARQRVSDGYRRLRELLGESGVTRRAASAILDALPETPAS; this comes from the coding sequence ATGAGGCGATTGCTGATCAGCACCGGAGAGGTCTCCGGTGACTTGCAGGGGGGGATGTTGGTCCAGGCCCTGCATGACGAAGCCCAATCCCGTGGCCTGGAGCTTGAGGTGGTTGCCCTCGGCGGTGAGCGGATGCGCAAGGCAGGGGCCACCCTGCTGGCCAACACCACGGCAATGGGGGCCATTGGTCTCTGGGAGGCCCTGCCCTTGGTCTGGCCCACCCTGCAGATCCAACGCCGGGTCAATCAGTGGTTGCGCGACTCCCCCCCCGATGGCGTCGTGCTCATCGATTACATGGGGGCCAACGTCAACCTGGGCGTGAAGGTCAAGCGTCGTCTGCCCGGTACGCCGATCCTCTATTACATCGCCCCCCAGGAGTGGGCCTTCCGCGTGGGCGAAGGCGGCACCACCCGGCTGATCGGCTTCACGGATCGGATCCTGGCGATCTTTCCGGAGGAGGCGCGGTTTTATGGCTCCCGCGGGGCCGATGTCACCTGGGTGGGCCATCCCCTGATCGATACCTTGTCCCGGCAGCCCAGCCGCGATGAGGCCCGGGCGGCGTTGGGGCTGCAGCCGGGGCAGCGTCTGCTGCTGCTGTTCCCCGCTTCGCGTCAGCAGGAATTGCAGTATTTGCTGCCGACCTTGGCCCAGGCGGCAGCGGAATTGCAGCGGCGTTGTCCCGGGCTGCAGGTCATGGTCCCCGCGGGCCAGGCCAGCTTCGAGCCGGTGCTGCGGGACCTGCTGGAGCAGGCCGGTGTCCAGGCCCGGGTGATCCCCGCGGCCGAAGCCGATGGGCTGCGTCCGGTGCTGTGTGCCGCGGCGGACTTGGCCCTGAACAAATCCGGAACGGTCAACCTCGAGTTGGCCCTGCGCGGGGTGCCCCAGGTGGTGGCTTATCGGGTGAGTCGTCCCACGGCCTGGGTGGCCAAGACGATCCTGCGCTTCCACGTCGACCACATCTCACCGGTGAATCTCGTGGTGGGCGAGCGCCTGGTGCCGGAGTTGCTGCAGGACGAGCTCACCCCGGATTCCGTGGTGGAGGCGGCTTTGCCCCTGCTGGAGGACAACGCTGCGCGCCAGCGGGTGAGCGACGGCTACCGCCGCCTGCGTGAACTCCTGGGTGAATCCGGCGTCACCCGCCGGGCGGCCTCAGCCATCCTCGATGCCTTGCCGGAGACCCCCGCGTCATGA
- the fabZ gene encoding 3-hydroxyacyl-ACP dehydratase FabZ, producing MSSSATPSAPVLTSEQIQGLLPHRYPFALVDRVIEHEPGKRAVAIKNVTFNEPQFQGHFPGRPLMPGVLIVEAMAQVGGLIVTQMPDLPKGLFVFAGIDGVRFRRPVVPGDQLVMTCELLSLKRQRFGKVKAEATVDGQLVCSGELMFSLVD from the coding sequence TTGTCTTCATCCGCCACCCCATCCGCCCCTGTTCTGACCAGCGAGCAGATCCAGGGACTCCTGCCCCACCGTTATCCCTTCGCCCTCGTGGACCGGGTTATTGAGCACGAGCCGGGCAAGCGTGCGGTGGCGATCAAGAACGTCACCTTTAACGAGCCCCAGTTCCAGGGCCATTTCCCCGGTCGCCCGTTAATGCCGGGGGTCCTGATCGTTGAGGCGATGGCCCAGGTGGGCGGCTTGATTGTCACCCAAATGCCAGACCTGCCCAAGGGGTTGTTTGTCTTCGCGGGCATAGATGGCGTGCGTTTCCGCCGCCCCGTTGTCCCCGGTGATCAGCTCGTGATGACTTGCGAACTGCTCTCCCTCAAGCGACAACGCTTCGGGAAAGTCAAGGCGGAGGCCACGGTGGACGGACAGCTGGTCTGCTCCGGTGAATTGATGTTCTCCTTGGTCGACTGA
- a CDS encoding cupin domain-containing protein encodes MGPRVLHPEQLQGYRLGSDDHCRLALLSKPEAGGCTQFLEVHDPCDRVPAHCHHQAAELFFVLRGTVVFHVGDASITASGGDFVSVPGDAVHDLENPGPGLACLITVLSRDGGFADLLEHGIPTPLDAEDLAVLRSL; translated from the coding sequence ATGGGTCCACGGGTCCTGCATCCCGAGCAGCTCCAGGGCTACCGGCTGGGCAGCGATGACCATTGCCGCCTCGCCCTGCTCAGCAAGCCGGAAGCGGGTGGCTGCACCCAATTCCTGGAGGTGCATGACCCCTGCGACCGGGTCCCGGCCCACTGCCATCACCAGGCGGCGGAGCTCTTTTTTGTGCTGCGGGGCACGGTCGTCTTCCACGTGGGCGACGCCTCCATCACCGCCAGCGGCGGGGACTTCGTGAGCGTCCCCGGCGACGCCGTCCATGACCTGGAGAATCCAGGCCCAGGACTGGCCTGTTTGATCACGGTCCTCAGCCGCGATGGCGGTTTCGCGGACCTGCTTGAGCACGGCATCCCGACGCCGTTGGATGCGGAAGATCTGGCGGTGCTGCGCAGCCTCTAG
- a CDS encoding GIY-YIG nuclease family protein has product MGRQGELFDSTPAGSGGGETLPLQEHQLIDWQQRLLDFQAPRFEAVASGRQLAPGQMDLFGGSSIGAAAVQRLDPLQLAPQHLQFWRWPERQLDGAALYFVLDRPPHLEGSVLLYVGETKQADRRWKGEHDCKDYLAAYGEALQQAGLQAQLSIRFWHDAPSERRARQALEQALIRHWLPPFNKETRGRWATPFTAEPG; this is encoded by the coding sequence ATGGGACGCCAAGGCGAACTCTTTGACTCCACCCCGGCCGGCAGCGGCGGCGGCGAGACCCTTCCCCTGCAGGAGCATCAGCTGATCGATTGGCAGCAACGCCTCCTCGATTTCCAGGCCCCCCGCTTTGAGGCGGTGGCCAGCGGCCGTCAGCTCGCCCCGGGCCAGATGGACCTGTTTGGCGGCAGCAGCATCGGCGCCGCCGCTGTCCAGCGTCTAGACCCGCTGCAACTGGCTCCGCAGCACCTGCAGTTCTGGCGCTGGCCGGAGCGCCAGCTCGATGGCGCCGCCCTGTACTTCGTCCTGGACCGGCCGCCCCATCTCGAGGGGTCCGTCCTGCTCTACGTCGGGGAGACCAAGCAGGCGGACCGCCGCTGGAAAGGGGAGCACGACTGCAAGGACTACCTGGCGGCCTACGGCGAGGCCCTGCAGCAGGCCGGCCTCCAGGCGCAGCTGAGCATCCGCTTCTGGCATGACGCCCCCAGCGAGCGGCGGGCACGGCAAGCCCTCGAGCAGGCCTTGATTCGCCACTGGCTTCCCCCCTTCAACAAGGAAACCCGCGGCCGCTGGGCCACCCCCTTCACGGCCGAGCCGGGCTGA
- the lpxC gene encoding UDP-3-O-acyl-N-acetylglucosamine deacetylase gives MTTWPSDYSQAWTLAQPVERSGVGLHSGLQAKVRLEPAEQTGFYVGWLNALERPHVRLQPSQVCETQLCTALQLGDQRLATVEHLLAALVGVGVTAALILVDGEEIPLLDGSAQPWVDALAEAGLRCLGPREDSAPLSEPITLQQGQSFATALPSDRLLLGAAIEFPHPAIGRQLFNLELTPQRFVEEIAPARTFGFKDQVDQLRAAGLIQGGALDNALVCDGEGWLNPPLRFADEPVRHKLLDLLGDLALAGLPLAQVFAFRGSHGLHTSLAAALVSSR, from the coding sequence GTGACGACGTGGCCCAGCGATTACAGTCAGGCGTGGACCTTGGCCCAACCCGTGGAGCGCTCCGGTGTGGGCCTCCACAGCGGCCTTCAGGCCAAGGTGCGGCTTGAACCGGCCGAGCAGACAGGCTTTTACGTCGGCTGGCTGAACGCCCTCGAGCGGCCCCACGTGCGCCTGCAGCCCTCCCAGGTCTGCGAGACCCAGCTCTGCACGGCCCTGCAGCTCGGTGACCAGCGCCTGGCCACGGTGGAGCACCTCTTGGCAGCCCTGGTCGGTGTGGGTGTGACCGCGGCGCTGATCCTGGTGGATGGTGAGGAGATCCCCCTGCTGGATGGCTCAGCTCAGCCCTGGGTGGATGCCTTGGCGGAAGCCGGTCTGCGTTGCTTGGGTCCCCGTGAGGACTCAGCGCCCCTGAGCGAACCGATCACCCTGCAGCAGGGCCAGAGTTTTGCCACGGCGCTCCCCAGTGACCGCCTGCTGTTGGGGGCCGCCATCGAGTTCCCCCACCCCGCCATTGGCCGGCAGCTCTTCAACCTTGAGCTCACTCCCCAGCGCTTCGTTGAGGAGATTGCCCCCGCTCGAACCTTCGGGTTCAAGGATCAGGTGGACCAGTTGCGGGCCGCCGGCTTGATTCAGGGGGGCGCTTTGGACAACGCCCTGGTCTGCGATGGCGAGGGTTGGCTTAATCCCCCACTGCGCTTTGCCGACGAGCCCGTGCGCCATAAGCTGCTTGACCTATTGGGCGATCTCGCCTTAGCGGGACTGCCTTTGGCCCAAGTGTTCGCCTTCCGTGGCTCCCACGGACTGCACACCTCCTTGGCTGCCGCTCTGGTTTCTTCTCGCTGA